The following proteins are encoded in a genomic region of Pangasianodon hypophthalmus isolate fPanHyp1 chromosome 26, fPanHyp1.pri, whole genome shotgun sequence:
- the LOC128317012 gene encoding NACHT, LRR and PYD domains-containing protein 12-like isoform X3 yields MFPNDLSTEVLQKFLASHKANIKKKIECIFEGKRDAKTKILLKKVYTQLYITEGEFKEVNKEHEILKIDKAFNVKKTQDKPINCNEIFNVPGKSEENKVVLTKGIAGIGKTVSVQKFILDWAEGEANQYIDCIFFLPFREINLIKDKEYSLHELLQEFYPELEKLSETNLYKNLKLAFVLDGLDESRLPLEFNVHMVRSEQKKASVNALITNLIEGNLLPSALIWITSRPAAANQIPSEHVSLFTEVRGFTDKQKEEYFKKRVKDVNDASKIISQIKKSRSLYIMCHIPIFCWITAMVLQEMLVQNDGEEIPTTLTEMYIHFLLIQMNIKNQKYDDKVERDLKKLLEMNRETILKLAKLAFNQLKKGNIMFYEEDLLECGIEVRVDSEYTGMCAEIFKKESVLHEKKVYCFIHLSIQEFFAALHVFNSYLNKNMNELHFFFNDCPPIDTQLYVLLNKAVDKAKESENGHLDLFLRFLLGISLETNQKLLQGVLTHTQSTEKCINRVIQHIRQMQNSPRYLSPETSINHFFCLMELKNGSLYNQIKKYLCTDKLPDRELSSSNCSALAYLMLMSGAVLEELDPKKFNPSNSAYRRLIPAVRCFRKAWLAGCELTETCWETVASALEAENSVLTALDLSDNYRVEKGAKFLSDGLRSSHCKLEILRLARCHFSQSSCAELASALTSVSSSLSELDLSDNDLQDSGLELLFAGGENLYCKLQILRLSWCNLTEKSCSFLSSILNTVRELDLSNNDLQDSGVKIISDGLSNEQCKLQILRLSGCLVTQEGFSLLASALTSNSLSVLRDLDLSYNNPGDDGEKLLSDLLNNPNCKLETLKMEPKSEQFIKAGIKKYACDLTFNPNTAHTQLCLSESNKKVSYTIQDQQYPDHPERFQVYHQVLCNESLSHRSYWEVLLEGSSPEIGITYPDIRRKEEDLAPLDAQMKLGLNPISWVLVCVNNKRFYARHNSEDTDIDMPKPNRIGVYLDWPAGTLSFYSVSPDTHTLKHIHTFCTLFEKPVLPGFSVESGCLTLCQLD; encoded by the exons ATGTTTCCTAACG ACTTGTCCACAGAAGTTCTACAGAAATTTTTGGCGAGTCACAAAGCCAACATAAAGAAGAAAATTGAGTGCATTTTTGAGGGCAAAAGGGATGCAAAAACTAAAATACTTCTGAAGAAGGTCTACACACAGCTGTACATCACCGAAGGAGAATTCAAAGAAGTTAACAAAGAACACGAGATCCTGAAAATCGACAAAGCTTTTAATGTGAAGAAAACTCAAGACAAACCAATCAACTGCAATGAGATTTTCAATGTTCCGGGgaaaagtgaagaaaataaaGTTGTGCTCACCAAGGGAATCGCAGGAATTGGAAAAACGGTATCTGTGCAGAAGTTTATTCTTGATTGGGCTGAAGGAGAAGCCAACCAATATATAGACTGCATCTTCTTCCTTCCATTCCGAGAGATTAATTTGATTAAAGATAAAGAATACAGTCTTCATGAATTACTGCAGGAATTCTACCCTGAACTGGAAAAACTCAGTGAAacaaatttgtacaaaaatCTCAAGCTTGCATTTGTGTTAGATGGGCTTGATGAGAGCCGTCTTCCGCTGGAGTTCAATGTCCATATGGTGAGAAGCGAACAGAAGAAAGCATCTGTGAATGCTCTCATCACAAACTTGATTGAAGGAAATCTGCTTCCTTCTGCTCTGATCTGGATCACATCTCGGCcagcagcagccaatcagatcccttcGGAGCATGTGAGCTTGTTTACAGAAGTGCGAGGATTCACTGATAAACAGAAGGAGGAGTATTTTAAAAAGAGAGTAAAGGATGTGAATGACGCCTCTAAAATCATCTCACAGATTAAGAAGTCTCGGAGCCTCTATATCATGTGTCACATCCCCATCTTCTGCTGGATCACCGCTATGGTGCTTCAGGAGATGCTGGTGCAAAATGATGGTGAAGAAATTCCCACTACACTGACTGAAATGTACATCCATTTCCTGCTTATACAGATGAACATCAAAAACCAGAAGTATGATGACAAAGTGGAGCGAGATTTGAAGAAACTGCTGGAAATGAACAGAGAAACGATCCTGAAACTGGCCAAGCTGGCATTTAATCAGCTGAAGAAGGGGAACATCATGTTCTATGAAGAAGACCTGCTAGAGTGTGGTATTGAGGTCAGAGTAGATTCAGAGTACACTGGGATGTGCGCTGAGATCTTCAAGAAAGAATCTGTGCTTCACGAGAAGAAGGTTTACTGTTTCATACATTTGAGCATTCAAGAGTTTTTTGCTGCACTCCATGTTTTCAACTCCTACCTGAACAAAAATATGAATGAGTTACACTTTTTCTTCAATGATTGCCCTCCTATAGATACTCAGCTTTATGTTTTACTGAACAAGGCTGTTGATAAAGCCAAGGAGAGCGAGAATGGACATTTAGATCTCTTTCTTCGATTCTTGTTAGGCATTTCGCTGGAGACCAATCAGAAACTCCTGCAAGGcgttcttacacacacacagtcaaccGAAAAGTGCATTAACAGAGTGATCCAGCACATCAGGCAAATGCAGAACAGCCCTCGCTATTTGTCCCCTGAGACGTCCATCAATCACTTCTTCTGTCTGATGGAACTGAAAAATGGCTCCCTGTACAACCAAATCAAGAAATATCTGTGTACAGACAAACTTCCAGATAGAGAGTTATCATCGTCAAATTGCTCAGCTCTGGCCTACTTGATGTTAATGTCTGGGGCCGTTTTGGAGGAACTTGACCCGAAAAAATTCAACCCATCTAATTCAGCCTACAGGAGACTCATCCCGGCTGTCAGGTGCTTCAGAAAAGCTTG GCTTGCTGGTTGTGAGCTCACTGAAACGTGCTGGGAGACCGTGGCTTCAGCTCTGGAGGCAGAAAACTCGGTTCTGACAGCGCTGGACCTGAGCGATAATTACAGAGTGGAGAAGGGAGCAAAGTTTCTTTCTGATGGACTGAGGAgttcacactgtaaactggagatactgag GTTAGCGAGATGCCATTTCTCCCAGAGCAGCTGTGCCGAACTTGCTTCAGCCCTCACATCAGTTTCGTCTTCTCTGAGTGAACTGGACCTGAGCGACAACGACCTGCAGGACTCAGGACTGGAGCTGCTCTTTGCTGGAGGGGAAAATTTATACTGTAAACTGCAGATTCTGAG GCTGAGCTGGTGTAACCTCACAGAGAAGAGCTGCTCATTCCTCTCCTCCATTCTCAACACTGTAAGAGAGTTGGACCTGAGTAACAAtgacctgcaggattcaggagtgaagatCATTTCTGATGGACTCAGCAATGAACAGTGCAAACTGCAGATACTGAG gtTGTCCGGTTGTTTAGTGACACAAGAAGGATTTTCTTTACTGGCATCTGCTCTGACTTCAAACTCCTTATCTGTCCTGAGAGATCTGGATCTGAGCTACAATAATCCAGGAGATGATGGAGaaaagctgctctctgatctactgaataATCCAAACTGCAAACTGGAGACACTCAA AATGGAACCAAAAAGTGAACAATTTATCAAAGCAGGGATCAAAAAGT ATGCCTGTGATCTCACTTTCAACCCAAACACGGCCCACACACAACTGTGTCTGTCCGAGTCAAACAAGAAGGTCTCATACACGATCCAAGATCAGCAGTACCCAGATCACCCGGAGAGATTTCAGGTGTATCACCAGGTTCTGTGTAACGAGAGTCTGAGCCATCGCAGTTACTGGGAAGTCTTGTTGGAAGGCTCATCACCAGAAATTGGTATCACGTATCCTGACATTCGGAGGAAAGAGGAAGATCTGGCACCGTTGGACGCTCAAATGAAGCTTGGGTTAAACCCGATCTCTTGGGTGCTCGTGTGTGTTAACAACAAACGCTTCTATGCCAGGCACAATTCAGAGGACACGGACATAGACATGCCAAAGCCGAACAGGATAGGTGTGTATCTGGACTGGCCTGCTGGAACACTGTCCTTTTACAGCGTCTcaccagatacacacacacttaaacacatacacacattctgcaCACTGTTTGAGAAGCCGGTGCTTCCGGGGTTCAGCGTGGAAAGTGGCTGTCTGACTTTGTGCCAGCTGGATTAA
- the LOC128317012 gene encoding NACHT, LRR and PYD domains-containing protein 12-like isoform X2 — protein sequence MFPNETEKENLDLSTEVLQKFLASHKANIKKKIECIFEGKRDAKTKILLKKVYTQLYITEGEFKEVNKEHEILKIDKAFNVKKTQDKPINCNEIFNVPGKSEENKVVLTKGIAGIGKTVSVQKFILDWAEGEANQYIDCIFFLPFREINLIKDKEYSLHELLQEFYPELEKLSETNLYKNLKLAFVLDGLDESRLPLEFNVHMVRSEQKKASVNALITNLIEGNLLPSALIWITSRPAAANQIPSEHVSLFTEVRGFTDKQKEEYFKKRVKDVNDASKIISQIKKSRSLYIMCHIPIFCWITAMVLQEMLVQNDGEEIPTTLTEMYIHFLLIQMNIKNQKYDDKVERDLKKLLEMNRETILKLAKLAFNQLKKGNIMFYEEDLLECGIEVRVDSEYTGMCAEIFKKESVLHEKKVYCFIHLSIQEFFAALHVFNSYLNKNMNELHFFFNDCPPIDTQLYVLLNKAVDKAKESENGHLDLFLRFLLGISLETNQKLLQGVLTHTQSTEKCINRVIQHIRQMQNSPRYLSPETSINHFFCLMELKNGSLYNQIKKYLCTDKLPDRELSSSNCSALAYLMLMSGAVLEELDPKKFNPSNSAYRRLIPAVRCFRKAWLAGCELTETCWETVASALEAENSVLTALDLSDNYRVEKGAKFLSDGLRSSHCKLEILRLARCHFSQSSCAELASALTSVSSSLSELDLSDNDLQDSGLELLFAGGENLYCKLQILRLSWCNLTEKSCSFLSSILNTVRELDLSNNDLQDSGVKIISDGLSNEQCKLQILRLSGCLVTQEGFSLLASALTSNSLSVLRDLDLSYNNPGDDGEKLLSDLLNNPNCKLETLKMEPKSEQFIKAGIKKYACDLTFNPNTAHTQLCLSESNKKVSYTIQDQQYPDHPERFQVYHQVLCNESLSHRSYWEVLLEGSSPEIGITYPDIRRKEEDLAPLDAQMKLGLNPISWVLVCVNNKRFYARHNSEDTDIDMPKPNRIGVYLDWPAGTLSFYSVSPDTHTLKHIHTFCTLFEKPVLPGFSVESGCLTLCQLD from the exons ATGTTTCCTAACG AAACTGAAAAGGAAAACTTGG ACTTGTCCACAGAAGTTCTACAGAAATTTTTGGCGAGTCACAAAGCCAACATAAAGAAGAAAATTGAGTGCATTTTTGAGGGCAAAAGGGATGCAAAAACTAAAATACTTCTGAAGAAGGTCTACACACAGCTGTACATCACCGAAGGAGAATTCAAAGAAGTTAACAAAGAACACGAGATCCTGAAAATCGACAAAGCTTTTAATGTGAAGAAAACTCAAGACAAACCAATCAACTGCAATGAGATTTTCAATGTTCCGGGgaaaagtgaagaaaataaaGTTGTGCTCACCAAGGGAATCGCAGGAATTGGAAAAACGGTATCTGTGCAGAAGTTTATTCTTGATTGGGCTGAAGGAGAAGCCAACCAATATATAGACTGCATCTTCTTCCTTCCATTCCGAGAGATTAATTTGATTAAAGATAAAGAATACAGTCTTCATGAATTACTGCAGGAATTCTACCCTGAACTGGAAAAACTCAGTGAAacaaatttgtacaaaaatCTCAAGCTTGCATTTGTGTTAGATGGGCTTGATGAGAGCCGTCTTCCGCTGGAGTTCAATGTCCATATGGTGAGAAGCGAACAGAAGAAAGCATCTGTGAATGCTCTCATCACAAACTTGATTGAAGGAAATCTGCTTCCTTCTGCTCTGATCTGGATCACATCTCGGCcagcagcagccaatcagatcccttcGGAGCATGTGAGCTTGTTTACAGAAGTGCGAGGATTCACTGATAAACAGAAGGAGGAGTATTTTAAAAAGAGAGTAAAGGATGTGAATGACGCCTCTAAAATCATCTCACAGATTAAGAAGTCTCGGAGCCTCTATATCATGTGTCACATCCCCATCTTCTGCTGGATCACCGCTATGGTGCTTCAGGAGATGCTGGTGCAAAATGATGGTGAAGAAATTCCCACTACACTGACTGAAATGTACATCCATTTCCTGCTTATACAGATGAACATCAAAAACCAGAAGTATGATGACAAAGTGGAGCGAGATTTGAAGAAACTGCTGGAAATGAACAGAGAAACGATCCTGAAACTGGCCAAGCTGGCATTTAATCAGCTGAAGAAGGGGAACATCATGTTCTATGAAGAAGACCTGCTAGAGTGTGGTATTGAGGTCAGAGTAGATTCAGAGTACACTGGGATGTGCGCTGAGATCTTCAAGAAAGAATCTGTGCTTCACGAGAAGAAGGTTTACTGTTTCATACATTTGAGCATTCAAGAGTTTTTTGCTGCACTCCATGTTTTCAACTCCTACCTGAACAAAAATATGAATGAGTTACACTTTTTCTTCAATGATTGCCCTCCTATAGATACTCAGCTTTATGTTTTACTGAACAAGGCTGTTGATAAAGCCAAGGAGAGCGAGAATGGACATTTAGATCTCTTTCTTCGATTCTTGTTAGGCATTTCGCTGGAGACCAATCAGAAACTCCTGCAAGGcgttcttacacacacacagtcaaccGAAAAGTGCATTAACAGAGTGATCCAGCACATCAGGCAAATGCAGAACAGCCCTCGCTATTTGTCCCCTGAGACGTCCATCAATCACTTCTTCTGTCTGATGGAACTGAAAAATGGCTCCCTGTACAACCAAATCAAGAAATATCTGTGTACAGACAAACTTCCAGATAGAGAGTTATCATCGTCAAATTGCTCAGCTCTGGCCTACTTGATGTTAATGTCTGGGGCCGTTTTGGAGGAACTTGACCCGAAAAAATTCAACCCATCTAATTCAGCCTACAGGAGACTCATCCCGGCTGTCAGGTGCTTCAGAAAAGCTTG GCTTGCTGGTTGTGAGCTCACTGAAACGTGCTGGGAGACCGTGGCTTCAGCTCTGGAGGCAGAAAACTCGGTTCTGACAGCGCTGGACCTGAGCGATAATTACAGAGTGGAGAAGGGAGCAAAGTTTCTTTCTGATGGACTGAGGAgttcacactgtaaactggagatactgag GTTAGCGAGATGCCATTTCTCCCAGAGCAGCTGTGCCGAACTTGCTTCAGCCCTCACATCAGTTTCGTCTTCTCTGAGTGAACTGGACCTGAGCGACAACGACCTGCAGGACTCAGGACTGGAGCTGCTCTTTGCTGGAGGGGAAAATTTATACTGTAAACTGCAGATTCTGAG GCTGAGCTGGTGTAACCTCACAGAGAAGAGCTGCTCATTCCTCTCCTCCATTCTCAACACTGTAAGAGAGTTGGACCTGAGTAACAAtgacctgcaggattcaggagtgaagatCATTTCTGATGGACTCAGCAATGAACAGTGCAAACTGCAGATACTGAG gtTGTCCGGTTGTTTAGTGACACAAGAAGGATTTTCTTTACTGGCATCTGCTCTGACTTCAAACTCCTTATCTGTCCTGAGAGATCTGGATCTGAGCTACAATAATCCAGGAGATGATGGAGaaaagctgctctctgatctactgaataATCCAAACTGCAAACTGGAGACACTCAA AATGGAACCAAAAAGTGAACAATTTATCAAAGCAGGGATCAAAAAGT ATGCCTGTGATCTCACTTTCAACCCAAACACGGCCCACACACAACTGTGTCTGTCCGAGTCAAACAAGAAGGTCTCATACACGATCCAAGATCAGCAGTACCCAGATCACCCGGAGAGATTTCAGGTGTATCACCAGGTTCTGTGTAACGAGAGTCTGAGCCATCGCAGTTACTGGGAAGTCTTGTTGGAAGGCTCATCACCAGAAATTGGTATCACGTATCCTGACATTCGGAGGAAAGAGGAAGATCTGGCACCGTTGGACGCTCAAATGAAGCTTGGGTTAAACCCGATCTCTTGGGTGCTCGTGTGTGTTAACAACAAACGCTTCTATGCCAGGCACAATTCAGAGGACACGGACATAGACATGCCAAAGCCGAACAGGATAGGTGTGTATCTGGACTGGCCTGCTGGAACACTGTCCTTTTACAGCGTCTcaccagatacacacacacttaaacacatacacacattctgcaCACTGTTTGAGAAGCCGGTGCTTCCGGGGTTCAGCGTGGAAAGTGGCTGTCTGACTTTGTGCCAGCTGGATTAA
- the LOC128317012 gene encoding NACHT, LRR and PYD domains-containing protein 12-like isoform X1: MFPNDTARAQSSSSPSAGFSVVVNAENGSIVNVPALINSTFSDHVALNIRGSTACTETEKENLDLSTEVLQKFLASHKANIKKKIECIFEGKRDAKTKILLKKVYTQLYITEGEFKEVNKEHEILKIDKAFNVKKTQDKPINCNEIFNVPGKSEENKVVLTKGIAGIGKTVSVQKFILDWAEGEANQYIDCIFFLPFREINLIKDKEYSLHELLQEFYPELEKLSETNLYKNLKLAFVLDGLDESRLPLEFNVHMVRSEQKKASVNALITNLIEGNLLPSALIWITSRPAAANQIPSEHVSLFTEVRGFTDKQKEEYFKKRVKDVNDASKIISQIKKSRSLYIMCHIPIFCWITAMVLQEMLVQNDGEEIPTTLTEMYIHFLLIQMNIKNQKYDDKVERDLKKLLEMNRETILKLAKLAFNQLKKGNIMFYEEDLLECGIEVRVDSEYTGMCAEIFKKESVLHEKKVYCFIHLSIQEFFAALHVFNSYLNKNMNELHFFFNDCPPIDTQLYVLLNKAVDKAKESENGHLDLFLRFLLGISLETNQKLLQGVLTHTQSTEKCINRVIQHIRQMQNSPRYLSPETSINHFFCLMELKNGSLYNQIKKYLCTDKLPDRELSSSNCSALAYLMLMSGAVLEELDPKKFNPSNSAYRRLIPAVRCFRKAWLAGCELTETCWETVASALEAENSVLTALDLSDNYRVEKGAKFLSDGLRSSHCKLEILRLARCHFSQSSCAELASALTSVSSSLSELDLSDNDLQDSGLELLFAGGENLYCKLQILRLSWCNLTEKSCSFLSSILNTVRELDLSNNDLQDSGVKIISDGLSNEQCKLQILRLSGCLVTQEGFSLLASALTSNSLSVLRDLDLSYNNPGDDGEKLLSDLLNNPNCKLETLKMEPKSEQFIKAGIKKYACDLTFNPNTAHTQLCLSESNKKVSYTIQDQQYPDHPERFQVYHQVLCNESLSHRSYWEVLLEGSSPEIGITYPDIRRKEEDLAPLDAQMKLGLNPISWVLVCVNNKRFYARHNSEDTDIDMPKPNRIGVYLDWPAGTLSFYSVSPDTHTLKHIHTFCTLFEKPVLPGFSVESGCLTLCQLD; encoded by the exons ATGTTTCCTAACG acaCAGCTCGAGCCCAgtcttcttcctctccttctgcTGGATTCTCTGTTGTTGTAAATGCTGAAAACGGCAGTATTGTTAATGTTCCTGCGCTCATTAACAGCACATTCTCTGATCATGTTGCCCTCAACATCAGAGGCAGCACTGCTTGCACTG AAACTGAAAAGGAAAACTTGG ACTTGTCCACAGAAGTTCTACAGAAATTTTTGGCGAGTCACAAAGCCAACATAAAGAAGAAAATTGAGTGCATTTTTGAGGGCAAAAGGGATGCAAAAACTAAAATACTTCTGAAGAAGGTCTACACACAGCTGTACATCACCGAAGGAGAATTCAAAGAAGTTAACAAAGAACACGAGATCCTGAAAATCGACAAAGCTTTTAATGTGAAGAAAACTCAAGACAAACCAATCAACTGCAATGAGATTTTCAATGTTCCGGGgaaaagtgaagaaaataaaGTTGTGCTCACCAAGGGAATCGCAGGAATTGGAAAAACGGTATCTGTGCAGAAGTTTATTCTTGATTGGGCTGAAGGAGAAGCCAACCAATATATAGACTGCATCTTCTTCCTTCCATTCCGAGAGATTAATTTGATTAAAGATAAAGAATACAGTCTTCATGAATTACTGCAGGAATTCTACCCTGAACTGGAAAAACTCAGTGAAacaaatttgtacaaaaatCTCAAGCTTGCATTTGTGTTAGATGGGCTTGATGAGAGCCGTCTTCCGCTGGAGTTCAATGTCCATATGGTGAGAAGCGAACAGAAGAAAGCATCTGTGAATGCTCTCATCACAAACTTGATTGAAGGAAATCTGCTTCCTTCTGCTCTGATCTGGATCACATCTCGGCcagcagcagccaatcagatcccttcGGAGCATGTGAGCTTGTTTACAGAAGTGCGAGGATTCACTGATAAACAGAAGGAGGAGTATTTTAAAAAGAGAGTAAAGGATGTGAATGACGCCTCTAAAATCATCTCACAGATTAAGAAGTCTCGGAGCCTCTATATCATGTGTCACATCCCCATCTTCTGCTGGATCACCGCTATGGTGCTTCAGGAGATGCTGGTGCAAAATGATGGTGAAGAAATTCCCACTACACTGACTGAAATGTACATCCATTTCCTGCTTATACAGATGAACATCAAAAACCAGAAGTATGATGACAAAGTGGAGCGAGATTTGAAGAAACTGCTGGAAATGAACAGAGAAACGATCCTGAAACTGGCCAAGCTGGCATTTAATCAGCTGAAGAAGGGGAACATCATGTTCTATGAAGAAGACCTGCTAGAGTGTGGTATTGAGGTCAGAGTAGATTCAGAGTACACTGGGATGTGCGCTGAGATCTTCAAGAAAGAATCTGTGCTTCACGAGAAGAAGGTTTACTGTTTCATACATTTGAGCATTCAAGAGTTTTTTGCTGCACTCCATGTTTTCAACTCCTACCTGAACAAAAATATGAATGAGTTACACTTTTTCTTCAATGATTGCCCTCCTATAGATACTCAGCTTTATGTTTTACTGAACAAGGCTGTTGATAAAGCCAAGGAGAGCGAGAATGGACATTTAGATCTCTTTCTTCGATTCTTGTTAGGCATTTCGCTGGAGACCAATCAGAAACTCCTGCAAGGcgttcttacacacacacagtcaaccGAAAAGTGCATTAACAGAGTGATCCAGCACATCAGGCAAATGCAGAACAGCCCTCGCTATTTGTCCCCTGAGACGTCCATCAATCACTTCTTCTGTCTGATGGAACTGAAAAATGGCTCCCTGTACAACCAAATCAAGAAATATCTGTGTACAGACAAACTTCCAGATAGAGAGTTATCATCGTCAAATTGCTCAGCTCTGGCCTACTTGATGTTAATGTCTGGGGCCGTTTTGGAGGAACTTGACCCGAAAAAATTCAACCCATCTAATTCAGCCTACAGGAGACTCATCCCGGCTGTCAGGTGCTTCAGAAAAGCTTG GCTTGCTGGTTGTGAGCTCACTGAAACGTGCTGGGAGACCGTGGCTTCAGCTCTGGAGGCAGAAAACTCGGTTCTGACAGCGCTGGACCTGAGCGATAATTACAGAGTGGAGAAGGGAGCAAAGTTTCTTTCTGATGGACTGAGGAgttcacactgtaaactggagatactgag GTTAGCGAGATGCCATTTCTCCCAGAGCAGCTGTGCCGAACTTGCTTCAGCCCTCACATCAGTTTCGTCTTCTCTGAGTGAACTGGACCTGAGCGACAACGACCTGCAGGACTCAGGACTGGAGCTGCTCTTTGCTGGAGGGGAAAATTTATACTGTAAACTGCAGATTCTGAG GCTGAGCTGGTGTAACCTCACAGAGAAGAGCTGCTCATTCCTCTCCTCCATTCTCAACACTGTAAGAGAGTTGGACCTGAGTAACAAtgacctgcaggattcaggagtgaagatCATTTCTGATGGACTCAGCAATGAACAGTGCAAACTGCAGATACTGAG gtTGTCCGGTTGTTTAGTGACACAAGAAGGATTTTCTTTACTGGCATCTGCTCTGACTTCAAACTCCTTATCTGTCCTGAGAGATCTGGATCTGAGCTACAATAATCCAGGAGATGATGGAGaaaagctgctctctgatctactgaataATCCAAACTGCAAACTGGAGACACTCAA AATGGAACCAAAAAGTGAACAATTTATCAAAGCAGGGATCAAAAAGT ATGCCTGTGATCTCACTTTCAACCCAAACACGGCCCACACACAACTGTGTCTGTCCGAGTCAAACAAGAAGGTCTCATACACGATCCAAGATCAGCAGTACCCAGATCACCCGGAGAGATTTCAGGTGTATCACCAGGTTCTGTGTAACGAGAGTCTGAGCCATCGCAGTTACTGGGAAGTCTTGTTGGAAGGCTCATCACCAGAAATTGGTATCACGTATCCTGACATTCGGAGGAAAGAGGAAGATCTGGCACCGTTGGACGCTCAAATGAAGCTTGGGTTAAACCCGATCTCTTGGGTGCTCGTGTGTGTTAACAACAAACGCTTCTATGCCAGGCACAATTCAGAGGACACGGACATAGACATGCCAAAGCCGAACAGGATAGGTGTGTATCTGGACTGGCCTGCTGGAACACTGTCCTTTTACAGCGTCTcaccagatacacacacacttaaacacatacacacattctgcaCACTGTTTGAGAAGCCGGTGCTTCCGGGGTTCAGCGTGGAAAGTGGCTGTCTGACTTTGTGCCAGCTGGATTAA